In a genomic window of Tissierella sp. Yu-01:
- a CDS encoding class I SAM-dependent methyltransferase, with the protein MDSYGGFASLYDELMNDFDYEEWAKYIEEIYKRYNLKPKDILEMACGTGNLSYYLAKKRYNLVCFDLSQEMLTKAYEKLGRFNNVKILNQNMINFNINKKFDSVISICDSMNYITTDEELANCFKNVYNHLKPNGIFIFDINSYYKLKNIIGNNTFIEDREDIFYTWQNYYDNNKDICEFYLTFFEENKEGLYSRFDEVHIERAYKEDFICEKLLDVGFTKIDFYNAFTFNKKSDSDERVNFIAIK; encoded by the coding sequence ATGGACAGTTATGGTGGATTTGCATCTTTATATGATGAATTAATGAATGATTTTGATTATGAAGAATGGGCTAAATACATTGAGGAAATTTATAAGCGTTATAATTTAAAACCTAAAGATATATTAGAGATGGCCTGTGGAACAGGTAATCTATCTTATTATCTTGCAAAAAAAAGATATAATTTAGTATGTTTTGATCTATCTCAAGAAATGCTTACTAAAGCATATGAAAAATTAGGACGATTTAACAATGTAAAGATACTAAATCAAAATATGATTAACTTTAATATAAACAAAAAATTTGATAGTGTTATTTCAATATGTGATAGTATGAATTATATAACTACTGATGAAGAATTAGCTAACTGCTTTAAAAATGTGTACAACCACTTAAAACCTAATGGGATTTTTATATTCGATATTAATTCATATTATAAATTAAAAAATATAATTGGAAACAATACTTTTATAGAAGATAGGGAAGATATATTCTATACATGGCAAAACTATTATGATAATAATAAAGATATATGTGAATTTTACCTTACTTTTTTTGAGGAAAATAAAGAGGGCTTGTATAGTAGATTTGATGAGGTTCACATAGAAAGAGCTTATAAAGAAGATTTCATTTGTGAAAAATTATTAGACGTAGGTTTTACTAAAATTGATTTTTACAATGCATTTACATTTAATAAAAAATCAGATTCAGATGAAAGAGTTAATTTTATAGCTATTAAGTAG
- a CDS encoding small, acid-soluble spore protein, alpha/beta type has protein sequence MKKKKEKEIDENSIKFEIAEEIGLADKIRKEGWAGLTAKESGRIGGIMTARKKQQQKRDEGG, from the coding sequence ATGAAAAAGAAAAAGGAAAAGGAAATAGATGAGAATAGTATAAAATTTGAAATTGCAGAAGAAATAGGTTTAGCTGATAAAATCAGAAAGGAAGGATGGGCTGGTTTGACAGCTAAAGAATCTGGCAGAATAGGTGGTATTATGACTGCTAGAAAGAAACAACAGCAGAAAAGAGATGAAGGCGGTTAG
- a CDS encoding type II CAAX endopeptidase family protein has product MGVKKPGIFEANLIYLILGITLLIIGYLVQSREIYSGLLITEYVLILLPNIIYLKARGYKLKDVLKLNPIGIKQIIIIILSMIFAYPIAIFLNAIFLAIINSFSSAMPTSVPIPTNSFEFLISMFIIAISPGICEEIMFRGTMFSAYEKLGHKKTIIITAILFGVFHFNILNFIGPAFLGVILGILVHKTNSIFSSILGHTLNNGIALTIGYFITKYSNEIDELAATSTNLTDSKQLLISILSLGFIALLSGVMLVVLLKSLSSNESNFDEFSISELSFIPERYRVVKYFPLVIVFITFIFLNYRMLFYV; this is encoded by the coding sequence ATGGGAGTAAAAAAACCTGGCATATTTGAAGCAAACTTAATTTATTTGATTTTAGGAATTACATTGCTAATAATTGGATATTTAGTACAGAGCAGAGAAATATACTCTGGTCTTTTAATAACTGAATATGTATTAATACTACTTCCAAATATTATTTATTTAAAGGCAAGAGGATATAAGTTAAAGGATGTATTAAAATTAAATCCAATAGGAATAAAACAAATTATTATAATTATTTTATCAATGATATTTGCATATCCAATAGCAATATTTTTAAATGCAATTTTCCTAGCTATAATTAATAGCTTTAGTTCCGCTATGCCTACATCTGTACCTATACCAACCAATTCATTTGAATTTCTAATTAGCATGTTTATTATTGCAATATCACCTGGTATATGTGAAGAGATAATGTTTAGGGGTACTATGTTCAGTGCATATGAAAAACTTGGACATAAAAAAACAATTATTATAACAGCTATATTGTTTGGAGTTTTTCATTTTAATATATTAAATTTTATAGGGCCAGCATTTTTAGGTGTTATACTTGGAATTTTAGTTCATAAAACTAATTCCATTTTTTCTTCTATTTTAGGTCATACTTTAAATAATGGAATTGCATTAACAATAGGATATTTTATTACTAAGTATTCAAATGAAATTGATGAACTAGCAGCTACCAGTACTAACTTAACAGATAGTAAACAGTTATTAATTTCCATATTATCTCTTGGCTTTATTGCTTTATTATCAGGTGTAATGTTAGTTGTTCTGTTAAAATCTTTATCCAGTAATGAATCCAATTTTGATGAATTTAGTATATCTGAATTGTCTTTTATTCCTGAAAGGTATAGGGTTGTAAAATATTTTCCACTTGTAATTGTATTTATAACTTTCATTTTTCTAAACTATAGAATGCTCTTCTATGTATAA
- the hpt gene encoding hypoxanthine phosphoribosyltransferase — MKGEKILEGNKREKTLFSREEINDRIKALGVDLSKYYENKNLVVVSLLRGSFIFAADLVREITTPVEVDFITTASYGNSEVSSGVVEIIHDLRTDVKGKDILIVDDIIDSGYTLNRVIEHIKEKSPNSVKVCVLLDKPSRRQVDLTPDFKGFTIPDVFIVGYGLNYGDHYRNIPYIFTFE; from the coding sequence ATGAAAGGGGAGAAAATATTGGAGGGCAACAAAAGAGAAAAAACATTGTTTTCTAGAGAAGAAATAAACGACAGAATAAAAGCGTTAGGGGTAGATTTAAGTAAATACTATGAAAATAAAAATCTAGTAGTAGTTTCGTTGCTTAGAGGTAGTTTTATTTTTGCAGCTGACCTTGTAAGAGAGATAACAACACCTGTTGAGGTGGATTTTATAACTACTGCAAGTTATGGGAATAGCGAAGTTTCTTCTGGAGTAGTAGAAATCATACATGATCTTAGAACAGATGTAAAAGGTAAGGATATACTAATTGTTGATGATATTATAGACTCTGGTTATACTTTGAATCGGGTTATTGAACATATTAAAGAAAAAAGCCCTAATTCGGTCAAAGTTTGCGTATTATTAGATAAGCCAAGTAGAAGACAAGTAGATCTAACTCCTGACTTTAAAGGATTTACTATACCAGATGTATTTATAGTAGGTTATGGTTTGAATTATGGTGACCATTATAGAAACATCCCTTATATATTTACATTTGAATAA
- a CDS encoding single-stranded DNA-binding protein, translated as MVDKVIETNMVKIVGKVVSDKEFSHEMYGEKFYVFNLEVPRLSSSVDVLPITISERLLFNVDFYLGQYVIIEGQLRSYNRFVETNNRLVLTIFAREIIIPSEDELNEKLRKPNEIYLDGYICKKPIYRTTPFGREITDVLLAVNRPYNKSDYIPCIAWGRNARFCENLIVGDHIRIWGRIQSREYQKKLSTGEVETKIAFEVSLSKLEYVENDNNRMEGYELEG; from the coding sequence GTGGTAGATAAAGTTATTGAGACGAATATGGTAAAAATAGTAGGTAAGGTGGTGTCAGATAAGGAATTTAGTCATGAAATGTACGGTGAAAAATTTTATGTTTTCAATCTTGAAGTACCTAGACTTAGTTCATCAGTAGATGTATTACCAATTACAATATCAGAAAGATTGCTATTTAATGTTGACTTCTATTTGGGACAGTATGTTATAATTGAAGGACAACTAAGATCTTATAATAGGTTTGTTGAAACAAATAATAGATTGGTATTGACTATTTTTGCAAGAGAGATTATTATTCCTAGTGAAGACGAGCTTAATGAAAAATTAAGAAAGCCTAATGAAATCTACTTAGATGGGTATATATGTAAAAAACCTATTTATAGAACTACTCCATTTGGAAGAGAAATAACAGATGTCTTATTAGCTGTAAATAGACCTTATAATAAATCTGATTATATTCCTTGTATTGCATGGGGAAGAAACGCAAGATTTTGTGAAAATTTAATTGTTGGTGATCATATAAGGATTTGGGGCAGGATACAGAGCAGAGAGTATCAAAAGAAATTAAGTACTGGTGAAGTTGAAACTAAAATAGCATTTGAAGTTTCATTATCTAAACTTGAATATGTAGAAAACGATAATAATAGAATGGAAGGTTACGAACTGGAAGGATAA
- the pdaB gene encoding polysaccharide deacetylase family sporulation protein PdaB, with protein MIYHRYNLIIRVGMVIIILLLISMILIMNNGGILEVFLTTKELPIYSVERNDKKISISFDAAWGDEFTNDILDTLDKYNVKSTFFLVGFWVDKYPHRVEEIHKRGHEIGNHSSTHPNMSQLSREQIIEELKVTEDKIISITNEKPILFRPPFGDYDDLLIKTAQELGYYTIQWDIDSLDWKELGVEPVIDKVVKNVTDGSIVLFHNNAKYIREYLPIIIERLQEKGYEIVPISELIYKDNFEMDNRGRQIYLK; from the coding sequence ATGATATATCATAGATATAACCTTATTATTAGAGTTGGAATGGTAATTATTATACTTTTATTAATATCAATGATTTTGATTATGAATAATGGTGGTATTTTAGAGGTATTTTTGACTACTAAAGAACTTCCTATTTATAGTGTTGAAAGAAATGATAAAAAAATATCCATATCATTCGATGCAGCCTGGGGCGATGAATTTACTAATGATATTTTGGACACATTAGATAAATACAATGTTAAATCAACATTTTTCTTAGTCGGTTTTTGGGTAGACAAATACCCTCATAGGGTAGAAGAAATTCATAAGAGGGGGCATGAAATAGGAAATCATTCTAGTACCCATCCTAATATGTCGCAGCTTTCAAGGGAACAAATCATTGAAGAACTAAAAGTAACAGAAGATAAAATAATTAGTATTACTAACGAAAAACCAATTCTATTTAGACCACCTTTTGGTGATTATGATGACTTGCTTATAAAGACTGCTCAGGAATTAGGATATTATACAATTCAGTGGGATATAGACTCTTTGGATTGGAAGGAGTTGGGAGTTGAACCTGTAATAGATAAAGTAGTTAAGAATGTGACAGATGGCTCTATTGTGTTATTCCACAATAATGCTAAATATATAAGAGAATATTTACCTATAATTATAGAAAGACTACAAGAAAAGGGTTATGAAATTGTACCTATATCGGAATTAATATACAAGGACAATTTTGAAATGGATAACAGAGGAAGACAAATATACTTAAAGTAA
- a CDS encoding alpha/beta-type small acid-soluble spore protein has translation MANNRSSNRIVVPAARQALDQMKLEIANELGVANYDSIDKGELPSRVNGYVGGYMVKRLVESAQNQMAGK, from the coding sequence ATGGCTAATAACAGAAGTAGTAATAGAATAGTTGTTCCAGCGGCACGTCAAGCTTTAGACCAAATGAAACTTGAAATAGCCAATGAACTTGGAGTAGCTAACTACGACAGTATTGATAAAGGCGAATTACCTTCTAGAGTTAATGGCTATGTAGGTGGATATATGGTTAAAAGATTAGTTGAAAGTGCACAAAATCAAATGGCTGGAAAGTAG
- a CDS encoding DUF4364 family protein, producing MNTYNTEDVAQNKLLILYILNMSPSKFTNAELTEFVLDKGYMNYFILQQYLSELIEGELIEIIIEDEVEKYSVIEKGIVTLELFQSKIPDRIKQELINDFKIQELLKIKETQIVGDYYPKENDQYTVNLKLIENDETLFSLYLDVSSEEQGEKFCRLWKDKTEMIYQKILNIFIKSDN from the coding sequence ATGAACACATATAATACAGAAGATGTTGCTCAAAATAAATTGTTAATTCTTTATATTTTAAATATGTCTCCAAGTAAATTTACTAATGCCGAACTTACGGAATTCGTTTTAGATAAAGGTTATATGAACTATTTTATCTTACAACAATACCTTAGTGAATTAATTGAGGGTGAACTAATAGAAATCATAATAGAAGATGAAGTTGAAAAATATAGTGTAATTGAAAAAGGCATAGTCACTTTGGAATTATTTCAAAGTAAAATTCCTGACAGAATAAAGCAGGAATTAATAAATGATTTTAAGATTCAAGAATTATTGAAAATTAAGGAAACTCAAATCGTTGGTGATTACTATCCTAAGGAAAATGATCAATATACAGTAAATCTTAAACTCATTGAAAATGATGAAACCCTTTTTAGTCTTTATTTGGATGTTTCTTCTGAAGAACAGGGTGAAAAATTTTGTAGACTTTGGAAAGACAAAACTGAGATGATATATCAAAAGATATTAAACATATTTATAAAATCAGATAACTAA
- a CDS encoding folylpolyglutamate synthase/dihydrofolate synthase family protein gives MNYQEALAYINDKEKYGSRLGLHSIGRLMELLGNPQDNLRYIHVAGTNGKGSTSSYLAHCLKSAGYKVGLYTSPYLERFNERIQINGEDIPNEKLASITKLVKEKANIMVEEGMLHPTTFEIITAISFVFFNLEKVDYVVLEVGLGGRFDSTNIISSSLASVITTLDYDHIDVLGNTLGEIAYQKAGIIKENGIVVSYPQEQEALEVIKKVAKEMNSEFYLDPIENIKIKEETEFGSIFDFKYKDQHLKNIKISLLGHYQVYNASLAIVTLLILREKKLVNITDEEIFEGIALTEWKGRLEVLRRNPTFLIDGAHNIQGITHLANALKLFKYNKLILGISILKDKDYKKMIELLGPLADKVVATEVKMPRKLDAEILADYFKGYVSEVYVEKEIKDAVAKTIELADKDDLIVFGGSLYMIGEVRTIVNLL, from the coding sequence ATGAACTATCAAGAAGCTTTAGCTTATATTAATGATAAGGAAAAGTATGGTTCGAGGTTAGGTTTACATTCTATTGGCAGGTTAATGGAGCTTTTAGGAAATCCTCAAGATAATCTGAGATACATTCATGTGGCTGGAACAAATGGCAAAGGCTCAACTTCATCGTATTTAGCACATTGTTTAAAGAGTGCTGGTTACAAAGTTGGCTTATATACATCTCCCTATTTGGAGAGATTCAACGAAAGGATACAAATTAATGGAGAGGATATACCTAATGAAAAGTTAGCTAGTATAACTAAACTAGTTAAAGAAAAAGCTAATATCATGGTAGAAGAAGGTATGCTACATCCTACTACTTTTGAAATAATAACTGCCATTTCCTTTGTGTTCTTTAATTTAGAAAAGGTGGACTATGTTGTTTTAGAAGTAGGTTTAGGAGGAAGATTTGATTCAACTAATATAATTAGTTCATCCTTGGCTTCAGTCATAACAACTCTTGATTACGACCATATAGATGTATTGGGAAATACACTAGGAGAAATTGCATATCAAAAAGCGGGCATAATAAAAGAAAATGGGATTGTGGTATCATATCCACAAGAACAAGAAGCACTAGAGGTAATAAAAAAGGTAGCTAAGGAAATGAATTCTGAGTTCTACTTAGATCCTATAGAGAACATTAAAATCAAAGAAGAGACGGAATTTGGAAGCATATTTGATTTTAAATACAAAGATCAACATCTTAAGAATATAAAGATTTCATTGCTTGGTCATTACCAAGTATATAATGCATCCTTGGCTATTGTCACTCTATTAATTTTAAGAGAGAAAAAGTTGGTAAATATAACTGATGAAGAGATTTTTGAAGGAATCGCATTAACTGAATGGAAAGGAAGACTTGAGGTTTTAAGAAGAAATCCTACCTTTTTAATTGATGGTGCTCATAATATCCAAGGCATAACACATCTAGCAAACGCACTGAAACTTTTTAAATATAATAAATTAATTTTGGGAATATCCATATTAAAAGACAAAGATTATAAAAAAATGATTGAACTTTTAGGACCATTAGCTGATAAAGTAGTTGCAACTGAGGTTAAAATGCCTAGAAAACTTGATGCTGAAATACTAGCTGATTATTTTAAAGGATATGTATCAGAAGTATATGTTGAAAAAGAAATAAAGGATGCAGTAGCAAAAACAATTGAATTGGCAGATAAAGATGATTTAATTGTATTCGGTGGTTCGTTATATATGATTGGAGAAGTTAGAACAATAGTAAACCTTCTATAG
- a CDS encoding valine--tRNA ligase has protein sequence MLENLPKTYSPKEFEDRLYKYWEDNGFFTPEIDKTKKPFTIMMPPPNVTGSLHMGHALNNTIQDILIRWKRMDGYEALWMPGTDHASISTEAKVVAKIKSEGKSKEGLGREKFLEEAWDWTRLYGGTIKNQLRKLGVSCDWSRERFTLDEQLSKAVEEVFIRLYEKGLIYRGDRIVNWCPSCKTAISDAEVEHEDSHGHIWQIRYPIKGSNDFIEIATTRPETMLGDLAIAVNPNDERYSHLIGKTAILPLVGKEIPIIADEYVEMEFGTGAVKITPSHDPNDFEVGERHNLGQYIVIDEKGNINSNGGIYEGLERYEARKRIVEDLEKNNYLVVVKEHDNAVGHCERCKTIIEPLISKQWFVKMGPLAKPALEAYEKGELNFIPERFGKTYVHWLENIKDWCISRQLWWGHRLPVYYCDTCGEVIISRTHVDRCEKCNSTNVRQDTDTLDTWFSSALWPFSTLGWPDKTPELDYFFPTDVLVTGYDIIFFWVIRMVFSSIEQMGEIPFKDVFLTGLVRDSQGRKMSKSLGNGIDPLEIIEEYGADALRFTLVTGNSPGNDMRFYTERVEANRNFANKLWNATRFVLMNLEEDISYDNINLDKLEEEDKWIISRLNKVIKEVSENLEKYEIGLGAQRIYDFIWDEYCDWYIEMVKSRLYGEDRESKIVAEKVLVYVLKDILKILHPFMPYITEEIWQHLPNNDKALIVSQWPKYNETFEFEDAELSIEYIKTAIKSIRNARAEMNIAPSKKANTIFVTTDNTIKEYLETGKRYFINLSGAESITIYDNMENIDEDNISIVLDRCEVYLPLKELIDYEKEIERLEKEKEKLEGEIKRVVGKLSNQGFVMKAPANVVDEEKEKQKKYEEMLNKVLERLESLNKSK, from the coding sequence ATGTTAGAAAATTTGCCAAAGACGTACAGTCCTAAAGAATTTGAAGATAGGCTTTATAAATATTGGGAAGATAATGGTTTTTTTACACCTGAGATTGATAAGACAAAGAAACCATTTACAATTATGATGCCTCCTCCAAATGTAACAGGAAGTCTTCATATGGGGCATGCACTAAACAACACTATACAAGATATCCTAATTAGATGGAAGAGGATGGATGGATATGAAGCATTATGGATGCCGGGAACAGATCATGCAAGTATATCTACAGAGGCGAAGGTCGTTGCAAAAATTAAGTCAGAAGGAAAGTCTAAGGAAGGACTAGGTAGAGAAAAATTCTTAGAAGAAGCATGGGATTGGACACGTTTATATGGGGGAACAATCAAAAATCAACTAAGAAAACTAGGAGTATCCTGTGACTGGTCTAGAGAAAGATTTACTTTGGATGAACAGTTAAGTAAGGCTGTAGAAGAAGTATTTATTAGATTATATGAAAAAGGGCTTATATACAGAGGAGATAGAATTGTAAACTGGTGTCCTAGCTGTAAAACAGCTATTTCAGATGCAGAGGTTGAACATGAGGATTCTCATGGTCATATTTGGCAAATAAGATATCCAATTAAGGGTAGTAATGACTTTATAGAAATAGCTACAACAAGACCAGAAACAATGCTGGGGGATTTAGCAATAGCAGTAAACCCTAATGACGAAAGATATAGCCATTTAATAGGTAAAACTGCGATTTTACCTTTAGTAGGTAAAGAGATACCTATTATTGCTGATGAATATGTAGAAATGGAATTTGGTACAGGTGCAGTAAAGATAACGCCTTCTCACGATCCTAATGACTTTGAAGTAGGTGAAAGACATAATTTAGGTCAATACATTGTAATAGATGAGAAAGGTAACATCAACTCAAATGGCGGAATCTATGAAGGTTTGGAACGATATGAAGCAAGAAAGAGAATAGTTGAAGATTTAGAGAAGAATAATTATCTAGTAGTAGTAAAAGAACACGATAATGCTGTTGGACACTGCGAAAGATGTAAAACTATAATTGAGCCTTTAATATCTAAACAATGGTTTGTTAAAATGGGGCCTTTGGCTAAACCTGCACTTGAAGCATATGAAAAGGGAGAATTAAACTTTATTCCTGAAAGATTTGGTAAGACATATGTTCATTGGCTGGAAAATATAAAGGATTGGTGTATCTCAAGACAATTATGGTGGGGACATAGACTTCCTGTTTACTATTGTGATACTTGCGGAGAAGTTATTATATCCAGAACCCATGTAGATAGGTGTGAAAAATGTAATAGTACTAATGTGAGACAGGATACGGATACTTTAGATACATGGTTCTCATCAGCACTTTGGCCTTTCTCAACATTAGGATGGCCTGATAAAACTCCTGAATTGGATTATTTCTTCCCTACAGATGTGTTAGTAACTGGCTATGACATAATATTCTTCTGGGTAATAAGAATGGTATTTTCAAGTATTGAGCAAATGGGAGAGATTCCTTTTAAAGATGTCTTCCTAACAGGACTTGTAAGAGACTCCCAGGGTAGAAAGATGAGTAAATCTTTAGGAAATGGAATTGACCCACTTGAAATAATCGAAGAATATGGAGCTGATGCTTTAAGATTTACCTTGGTTACAGGAAACAGTCCTGGAAATGATATGAGATTCTATACTGAAAGAGTTGAAGCAAATAGAAACTTTGCTAATAAATTATGGAATGCAACCAGATTTGTTCTGATGAACTTAGAAGAGGACATATCATATGACAACATCAATCTAGATAAGTTAGAGGAAGAAGATAAATGGATAATTTCTAGGTTAAATAAAGTGATTAAGGAAGTTTCAGAAAATCTGGAAAAATATGAAATAGGTCTTGGTGCTCAGAGAATCTATGATTTCATATGGGATGAGTATTGTGATTGGTATATCGAAATGGTTAAGTCAAGATTATATGGCGAAGATAGAGAAAGTAAAATTGTAGCTGAAAAGGTATTAGTATATGTATTGAAGGATATATTGAAGATTCTACATCCATTTATGCCATATATTACAGAAGAAATCTGGCAACACCTGCCTAATAATGACAAGGCACTTATAGTATCACAATGGCCAAAATATAATGAGACATTTGAATTTGAAGATGCTGAATTGTCAATTGAATATATAAAGACTGCAATTAAATCAATAAGAAATGCTAGGGCAGAGATGAATATCGCACCATCTAAAAAAGCAAATACAATTTTCGTTACAACAGATAATACGATAAAAGAATATCTTGAAACTGGTAAAAGGTATTTTATCAATTTATCAGGAGCAGAAAGCATTACAATCTATGATAATATGGAAAACATAGATGAAGATAATATATCAATTGTCCTTGACAGATGTGAAGTTTATCTACCACTTAAGGAACTAATAGACTATGAAAAAGAAATAGAAAGACTAGAAAAAGAAAAAGAGAAACTCGAAGGTGAAATTAAGAGAGTAGTTGGTAAACTATCAAACCAAGGCTTCGTAATGAAAGCTCCCGCTAATGTAGTTGATGAAGAAAAAGAGAAACAAAAGAAATATGAAGAAATGTTGAATAAAGTGTTAGAGAGACTTGAAAGCCTAAACAAAAGTAAATAG
- the pgsA gene encoding CDP-diacylglycerol--glycerol-3-phosphate 3-phosphatidyltransferase codes for MNIPNVITIFRIILIPIFLFIFHSDLENRILISGLIFLLAGISDVLDGHIARKYNLTTKLGTVLDPFADKLMSFSILISYTFSGLIPYWILIILALKEICMILGGGLLYLHGNKKVIPANKFGKIATLFFYASMLSIVFNFSDEISKLLLLLTVILNIVAFYNYLRIFIVINKDDMDTVDKSI; via the coding sequence GTGAATATTCCAAATGTAATTACCATTTTCAGGATAATTCTAATCCCGATCTTCTTATTTATATTTCATTCCGACTTAGAAAATAGAATTTTAATATCTGGATTAATTTTTTTATTAGCAGGAATTTCTGATGTATTGGATGGTCATATTGCTAGAAAATATAATTTAACAACTAAGTTAGGTACTGTGTTAGACCCATTTGCAGATAAATTGATGAGTTTTTCAATTTTAATTAGCTATACATTTTCAGGACTCATACCTTACTGGATTTTAATTATATTGGCTTTAAAAGAAATATGCATGATTTTAGGTGGAGGATTGCTATATTTACATGGGAATAAAAAAGTAATACCTGCAAATAAATTTGGGAAAATAGCTACTTTATTTTTTTACGCATCAATGTTATCAATAGTATTTAACTTTTCTGATGAAATATCTAAATTATTACTCTTACTTACGGTAATACTAAATATAGTTGCTTTTTATAATTATCTGAGAATATTTATTGTTATTAACAAGGATGATATGGATACCGTTGACAAAAGTATTTAA
- a CDS encoding ABC transporter substrate-binding protein has product MSKVFRKITLTLVFVLILGTILTGCTPKTDLTKIRLIEVTHSLFYTPQYVAITQGFFEEEGLDIELINGKGADKVMAALISGEAEIGFMGPEASVYVYNQGRDDYAINFAQLTQRDGSFLVGREKDDNFKWEDLKGSEVLGGRKGGMPFMTLEYVIKSHGLEIPNDVNVRSDVQFDVLAGAFVAGEGDYVALFEPVASQLEQDGKGYIVASIGEAGGYIPYTAYSATKEYMEKNPEIIQKFTNAILKGMIWVQNNSTEDIAKAVQPQFPDTDIEVLKILIDRYRAQDSWKPDLIITEDGLNHLMDIMELAGELDKRADYSKIVTTEFAIKAMENIK; this is encoded by the coding sequence ATGTCAAAAGTTTTTAGAAAAATAACTCTAACTCTAGTATTTGTATTAATATTAGGAACTATTTTAACAGGATGTACACCTAAAACAGACTTAACTAAAATTCGTCTTATAGAAGTTACTCACTCTCTATTCTACACTCCACAATATGTAGCTATTACTCAGGGTTTCTTTGAGGAGGAAGGTCTTGATATTGAACTTATTAACGGAAAAGGTGCTGATAAAGTAATGGCAGCACTTATTAGCGGAGAAGCTGAAATAGGCTTTATGGGACCTGAAGCATCAGTTTATGTCTACAATCAAGGTAGGGACGATTATGCTATAAACTTTGCACAATTAACACAGAGAGATGGTTCATTCTTAGTAGGAAGAGAGAAAGATGATAATTTCAAATGGGAAGACTTAAAAGGTTCTGAGGTACTGGGCGGAAGAAAAGGCGGAATGCCTTTTATGACACTTGAATATGTAATAAAAAGTCACGGACTAGAAATTCCTAATGATGTAAATGTAAGATCAGATGTTCAATTTGATGTTCTAGCAGGTGCTTTCGTTGCAGGCGAAGGCGATTATGTAGCTCTATTTGAACCTGTTGCTTCACAATTAGAACAAGATGGTAAAGGTTATATCGTAGCATCAATTGGAGAAGCTGGAGGATATATACCTTATACAGCATACTCTGCCACTAAAGAGTACATGGAGAAAAATCCTGAAATAATTCAGAAGTTTACAAATGCAATTTTAAAAGGAATGATCTGGGTTCAAAATAATTCTACTGAGGACATAGCCAAGGCTGTTCAACCTCAATTCCCAGATACGGATATTGAAGTTCTTAAAATTCTTATAGACAGATATAGAGCTCAAGATTCATGGAAACCTGACCTTATAATAACAGAAGATGGATTAAATCATCTTATGGATATTATGGAACTAGCTGGAGAACTTGATAAAAGAGCTGATTATAGTAAAATAGTAACAACTGAATTTGCTATTAAGGCAATGGAAAATATAAAATAG